The DNA region ACCCACCAGGATCGGGACGGCCAGCACACCGGTCCACGCGAGGGCTCGGCGGTCCCGGACACGGCCTGCGGAGCTCATGCGCCCCAGGCTACGCCGGTCGCGGCATCCCGTCCCCGGTCACAGTGAACACTCAGGATGCCGGGTCAGCGCAGCGCGCCGACGCTGGCCAGACCGAGCCGGATGAGGGTGCCCCGGCCGCCCTCCATCTCGGCGGCCAGGCTGTCCGAGGCCGCCTCGCTGGGCGGCATCCAGGTCACCTCGAGCGCATCCTGGCGCGGCTCGCAGGTGCCCGTGACCGGAACGACGAACGCCAGCGACACCGCGTGCTGCCGGTCGTCGTGGAAGGCGGAGATGCCGGGCATCGGGAAGTACTCCGCAACGGTGAACGGCACCGGCTGCAGCGGCAGGAGCGGAAACGCCATCGGCCCCAGATCGTTCTCCAGGTGCCGGAACAGCGCGTCCCGCACGGTCTCGCCGTAGCGGACGCGCCCGCTGACGATCGTCCGGGTCATCTCTCCCAGTGGCGTGGCGCGCAGCAGGATCCCGACCTCGGTGACCGCGCCGAGACCGTCGGTGCGCACCGGGATCGCCTCGACGTAGAGGATCGGAAGTCGACGCCGCGCCTCGGCGAGCTCGATCTCGGACAGCCAGCCCGGGTTGGCGGCGCTGCTCGGAGTCGGCGATCCGAACGACCCGTTGCCGAGCGAGCGGGGATCGCCGCCGAACCCCTGGCCGCGGAGCGGGTCGTCCGCGCCGCCCGCGTCGTCGCGGTCGTCCGGGTCGGGATCGGGAGTTCGCACTGCCATGTCTCCTGTATACCCCAGCAGTCCCGTGCGTGCCGCACGGCGGCGCCGACTGGAATGATAGGCGCATGGCCGTGCCCCCCGCCCTCGACGATTCCGCCGCCCTGTGGTCCGCCCAGACTGCGGAGCGAGCCGGTCGACCGCTGCTGGTCCTGCTGCACGGGTACGGCGCCGATGAACGCGACCTGTTCGGGTTGGTCCCGCACCTTCCGCCGCAGTTCGTCGTTGCGGCCCTGCGTGCGCCGCTCGCACCGCCCTTCCCCGCCCCGGGCTATTCCTGGTATCCCATCGAGGGCATGGAGGGACGCGATGCCCGGCACGTGACCGATGCCGCGTCCCTGGTGGTCGACTGGGTGGACGCGGTCACCGCCGACGCCCCCGTCGGACTGCTCGGCTTCTCTCAGGGCGCCGCCGTCGCCCTGCAGGCGCTGCGACTGCAGCCGGAGCGATTCGCGTTCGCGGTGAACCTCAGCGGCTACGCCACGCCGGGCGAGCTGCCGGGAGATGCGGCGCTCGCCGAGCGACGCCCGCCCGTCTTCTGGGGACGGGGAACACACGACGACGTGATCCCGCAGTTCCTGGTCGAGCACACGGTGACCTGGCTGCCTGAGCACGCCGACCTCAGCGGTCGCGTCTACCAGGGGCTGACCCACAGCGTCTCGGAGCCGGAATTGGACGACGTGCGGGTCTTCCTGCACAAGCAACTCGAGATCCTCGAGCCGGACCCGCAATCCTGAACGCCGACCGGATGCCGCGCCTGCGGCATCCGGGTATCATGATCGTTCCTGCCCCCGACGTGAGGAACCTCCGGTGAGACTGATCGACGCCTCCGCGCCCGCATCCGCGCGCTGACCCGTCGACGCTCACCGTCTGGGGCTTCCTCCAGCGAGCATCGCCCCTTCGATCCGATC from Microbacterium sp. zg-B185 includes:
- a CDS encoding NUDIX hydrolase family protein — its product is MAVRTPDPDPDDRDDAGGADDPLRGQGFGGDPRSLGNGSFGSPTPSSAANPGWLSEIELAEARRRLPILYVEAIPVRTDGLGAVTEVGILLRATPLGEMTRTIVSGRVRYGETVRDALFRHLENDLGPMAFPLLPLQPVPFTVAEYFPMPGISAFHDDRQHAVSLAFVVPVTGTCEPRQDALEVTWMPPSEAASDSLAAEMEGGRGTLIRLGLASVGALR
- a CDS encoding alpha/beta fold hydrolase, with product MAVPPALDDSAALWSAQTAERAGRPLLVLLHGYGADERDLFGLVPHLPPQFVVAALRAPLAPPFPAPGYSWYPIEGMEGRDARHVTDAASLVVDWVDAVTADAPVGLLGFSQGAAVALQALRLQPERFAFAVNLSGYATPGELPGDAALAERRPPVFWGRGTHDDVIPQFLVEHTVTWLPEHADLSGRVYQGLTHSVSEPELDDVRVFLHKQLEILEPDPQS